One Setaria italica strain Yugu1 chromosome II, Setaria_italica_v2.0, whole genome shotgun sequence DNA segment encodes these proteins:
- the LOC101773030 gene encoding uncharacterized protein LOC101773030 produces the protein MAMVQPADPAVKANQILARFRPIAPKPALAAASPVAQAAAEGVVAANRVLCQLQNRPCRARKRGRPTVVPVSPKSPAQPAAKRKRAEAPYPPLRCAAATATRAHVSVVVPDSACLPLASLPPATTVAGDLVKVAAEERDVPVERDLLRKLLEPKVISPRAVRPVCSTIYVERIHRTDATCTAVVSKTAAEVEVELEADALPAVVSDSSNRVRLVNDAYKEMVGQSECPWLDAVAAASRRISGEVALVVGEPASLPEPHGVFTCTARIEWEYGGKCTSILAPCDVSRLQCESRDYLFTWRFRTVDADASVGRRSGETSDS, from the coding sequence CGGCCGTCAAGGCCAACCAGATCCTCGCGCGGTTCCGCCCCATCGCCCCCAAGCCCgcactggcggcggcgtcgccggtgGCGCAGGCCGCGGCCGAGGGCGTGGTCGCCGCGAACCGCGTGCTGTGCCAGCTGCAGAACAGGCCCTGCCGCGCGCGGAAGCGCGGCCGCCCGACCGTCGTGCCGGTGTCCCCGAAGTCGCCCGCGCAGCCGGCTGCAAAGCGGAAGAGGGCGGAGGCGCCGTACCCGCCGCTCCGGTGtgcggcggccacggcgaccAGGGCGCATGTGTCGGTGGTCGTCCCGGACAGTGCATGCCTCCCTCTGGCGTCGCTACCGCCGGCGACCACTGTTGCCGGGGACCTGgtgaaggtggcggcggaggagagggacgTGCCCGTGGAGCGCGACCTGCTGCGGAAGCTGCTGGAGCCCAAGGTGATCTCGCCGCGGGCGGTGCGCCCCGTGTGCTCCACCATCTACGTCGAGCGCATCCACCGCACCGACGCGACCTGCACAGCCGTCGTCTCCAAGaccgcggcggaggtggaggtggagctggaagcCGACGCGCTCCCGGCGGTGGTCTCCGACTCCAGCAACCGCGTTCGGCTGGTGAACGACGCGTACAAGGAGATGGTGGGCCAGTCCGAGTGCCCGTGGCTcgacgccgtggccgccgcgtcGAGGAGGATCAGCGGGGAGGTGGCACTGGTGGTGGGCGAGCCAGCGTCGCTGCCGGAGCCCCACGGGGTTTTCACATGCACGGCCAGGATCGAGTGGGAGTACGGCGGCAAGTGCACCTCCATCTTGGCACCGTGCGACGTCAGCCGTCTGCAGTGTGAGTCCAGGGACTACCTCTTCACCTGGAGGTTCCGCACCGTCGACGCCGACGCATCTGTTGGCCGCCGCTCCGGCGAGACGAGCGATAGTTAG